In Cutaneotrichosporon cavernicola HIS019 DNA, chromosome: 1, one DNA window encodes the following:
- the PRT1 gene encoding uncharacterized protein (and, together with other initiation factors, stimulates binding of mRNA and methionyl-tRNAi to the 40S ribosome) yields MTDLDLSGFTEEERYEIEAELNDGYADIEKEHSVDSQKGFENVLVVDNVPIVDEAKKEKLILRLCQLFQKAGAPIDEDRVDMPWDDKAATSKGFIFLSYPDAAQAEHALSVIDGSKFGKSVLYVNRFGDIERYANMSVGDDELPPGWKERPYTEKDHARSWLGDVPGRDQYLTFRDNLVSMFWNGRNFQEEPVQTSDGKNLTNPLWGQYYVQWSPLGTYLATIHLPGVALWSGPKLDNMLRVTHPDVRLIQFSPCENYLVTWSPEPLNVANPSPKVEKAVRDTFGPEDEGSQFVIWDVKTARMMRTFAGEKPDENGPRDRKWPVFKWSPDDAYVARCVPNEAIQIYELPSMGLLDRKSIKIEGVQDFEWCPMGDKDWEDRKANSQPKRECMLAYWTPEAQNQPARVNLMAIPSRNVLRSKNLFNVTDCKFAFQNQGDYLCVKVDRHARKAKNKKATFCNLELFRLREKDYPVEVIEHKEYVTSFAWEPSGQRFAIVSTSDPNFGQNIPGVVIKYNVSFYEPDPKKGDFTPFKVLEGKVCNTLIWSPRGRNVVLATVGSPTKFDIEFLDVDFTLDDTPGKVIKDVENRGDNVQSLSTGEHYGITDIAWDPSGRYLASWASSWNSTPEPGFMLWDFKGHNLGHQGQDKFKQFLWRPRPPTLLSKADRRKIRKDLKEFSRVFEEEDAAAINAGTAEVLAARQRAIAEWDAWRARNNSRLTAEREARNKTITKPWEKEGAAEKVEEVFEELIDETETME; encoded by the exons ATGACCGACCTGGATCTGTCTGGATTCACAGAAGAGGAGCGTTacgagatcgaggcggAGCTCAATGACGGCTACGCTGACATTGAGAAGGA GCATTCCGTTGACTCGCAGAAGGGCTTCGAGAACGTgcttgtcgtcgacaaCGTCCCtatcgtcgacgaggccaagaaggagaagctgATTCTGCGTCTCTGCCAGCTCTTCCAGAAGGCCGGTGCGCCGATTGACGAGGACCGTGTCGACATGCCATGggacgacaaggccgcCACGTCCAAGGGCTTCATCTTCCTGTCGTACCCCGACGCTGCGCAGGCCGAGCACGCGCTCTCTGTGATCGACGGCTCCAAGTTCGGCAAGAGCGTGCTCTACGTCAACCGCTTTGGCGACATTGAGCGCTATGCCAACATGtcggtcggcgacgacgagctcccGCCCGGATGGAAGGAGCGCCCGTACACAGAGAAGGACCACGCCCGTTCGTGGCTCGGTGACGTCCCTGGCCGCGACCAGTACCTCACCTTCCGCGACAACCTCGTCAGCATGTTCTGGAACGGCCGCAACTTCCAGGAGGAGCCCGTCCAGACCTCTGACGGCAAGAACCTCACCAACCCCCTTTGGGGCCAGTACTACGTCCAGTGGTCGCCTCTTGGCACGTACCTGGCGACGATCCACCTGCCCGGTGTTGCGCTGTGGTCAGGccccaagctcgacaacATGCTGCGTGTGACGCACCCCGATGTGCGCCTCATCCAGTTCTCGCCCTGCGAGAACTATCTCGTCACGTGGTCGCCCGAGCCGCTCAACGTCGCCAACCCCTCGcccaaggtcgagaaggcTGTGCGCGACACGTTCGGccccgaggacgagggctCTCAGTTTGTCATCTGGGACGTCAAGACGGCCCGCATGATGCGCACCTTTGCCGGCGAGAAGCCTGACGAGAACGGCCCACGTGACCGCAAGTGGCCCGTGTTCAAGTGGTCGCCTGATGACGCGTACGTCGCGCGCTGCGTCCCCAACGAGGCGATCCAGATTTACGAGCTGCCTAGCATGGGCCTGCTCGACCGCAAGTCGATCAAGATTGAGGGCGTCCAGGACTTTGAGTGGTGCCCTATGGGCGACAAGGACTGGGAGGACCGCAAGGCCAACAGCCAGCCCAAGCGCGAGTGCATGCTCGCGTACTGGACGCCCGAGGCGCAGAACCAGCCCGCCCGTGTCAACCTCATGGCCATCCCTAGCCGTAACGTGCTCCGTTCGAAGAACCTCTTCAACGTCACCGACTGCAAGTTTGCGTTCCAGAACCAGGGTGACTACCTGTGCGTCAAGGTTGACCGCCacgcgcgcaaggccaagaacaAGAAGGCCACCTTCTGCAACCTCGAGCTCTTCCGTCTCCGCGAGAAGGACTACCCCGTTGAGGTCATCGAGCACAAGGAGTACGTGACGTCGTTTGCGTGGGAGCCGAGTGGACAGCGCTTCGCCATTGTGTCCACGTCCGACCCCAACTTTGGCCAGAACATTCCCGGCGTTGTCATCAAGTACAACGTCTCGTTCTACGAGCCCGACCCGAAGAAGGGCGACTTTACTCCCTtcaaggtcctcgagggcaaggtgTGCAACACGCTCATCTGGTCGCCTCGTGGCCGCAACGTCGTTCTCGCCACCGTCGGCAGCCCCACCAAGTTCGACATTgagttcctcgacgtcgactttACTCTCGACGACACTCCGGGCAAGGTTATCAAGGACGTTGAGAACCGCGGTGACAACGTCCAGTCGCTCTCAACCGGCGAGCACTACGGCATCACCGACATTGCTTGGGACCCCAGTGGACGCTACCTTGCGTCGtgggcgtcgtcgtggaACTCGACCCCCGAGCCGGGCTTCATGCTCTGGGACTTCAAGGGCCATAACCTCGGCCACCAGGGCCAGGACAAGTTCAAGCAGTTCCTCTGGCGTCCCCGCCCGcccaccctcctctccaaggCGGACCGCCGCAAGATTCGCAAGGACCTCAAGGAGTTCTCGCGCGTTttcgaggaggaggacgctGCCGCCATCAACGCCG
- the SAS3 gene encoding uncharacterized protein (Belongs to the MYST (SAS MOZ) family) — translation MATPKRRTASRSAPSSSRSARTPTRARAATRQGSVTPRKGATDDFALDPALLDDHDRALQDDIDAEGEVDDGVGYYYPPEGYYYPPAADTAPDPAFVAASAPPAVETHFAASADPFMELHLASPSARHSLPPLQYDLDSLRNSLAPSPPPMPLGNGVAAKRKRSRLRKHPIEPLANGGDHTPRAKPNGKLAKEGSTAPRANGKTSGKPVIIREEVCGFCQQPDYKNESGPKEKLVSCTMCGRSGHPICLGFTHPKIKKKIMSYPWCCIECKPCESCRSQGDDNRLLFCDGCDRGWHSYCLVPPLKGPPQGVWYCNTCAVDFKGNNKASTSTTPVPKTSTPAHKLAASSRKGKERAVDTPLLEVQAPTPRDRKRKANTTLSRDDTPLSEPPSKLRLKPNGHPKDRDKSRRSRDISNPEASISTSPSGGLVLKLRVPSASRRDVEIEEEPEEQVPYGGVIEGDDADTSRTSILESDKVLFEKSRKAAENRLGGPPLPLWDPQATLSSPVPSRPSTPGPSKPGKALFKVSPGTPTLSTPGFATPTAVSVAMRPLRDRVLLQQSASTSNLPTLGNLVSPVSAPVTPSGHPEKINKIRFGVYDIDTWYQAPYPEEYAQVPDGRLWLCEFCLKYMKSGFVAGRHRMKCKARHPPGDEIYRDGNVSVFEVDGRKNKIYCQNLCLLAKMFLDHKTLYYDVEPFLFYVMTEVDDLGARFVGYFSKEKRSPDNNVSCIMTLPVRQRKGWGQLLIDFSYLLSKKEGRRGSPERPLSGLGLLSYQSYWRNTVFQYLRTATGRIQLKDIAKATSMTLADIYTTLRDNNMINVLETAAQTPVSRHKPRRGRPPKKPRPRPEQSQFEGKDNKIVVPKRYEIDPNQVVIEAVLQKFEAKGYLKLRPERLKYTPFLTARAPALRSLETTTTADEDEDSEDEESPTPSSNKEIISTPAELDQSDTEDTPDKVAAGEDKATLQLVAALSVSPVRSLRKRSINSSNPSPEHSANALRSTISASPANGRRRSQQGDGSRAASPLKAGAAPVPPPRKRLIIESDDDDESTQDAGVDEYAEGEEDADGEDEYVEEVD, via the exons ATGGCCACGCCCAAGCGGCGGACCGCGTCGCGTTCCgcaccatcctcgtcgcgtAGCGCCAGGACCCCAACGCGCGCCAGAGCTGCAACGAGACAGGGGTCAGTTACGCCGCGCAAAGGAGCCACAGACGATTTCGCCTTGGACCCGGCATTACTCGATGATCACGACCGCGCTCTGCAGGACGACATCGACGCCGAaggcgaggttgacgacGGGGTCGGGTACTATTACCCA CCAGAGGGATATTACTACCCTCCTGCCGCGGACACCGCGCCTGATCCCGCCTTCGTCGCTGCTAgtgcgccgcccgccgtcGAGACCCACTTCGCCGCGAGTGCCGACCCGTTCATGGAGCTCCATCTCGCATCACCTTCGGCGCGTCATtcactccctcccctccagTATGACCTCGACTCTTTGCGCAACTCTCTTGCCccgtcaccaccaccgaTGCCCTTGGGAAACGGCGTGGCCGCGAAGCGCAAGAGAAGCCGCCTCAGAAAGCACCCAATCGAGCCGCTTGCAAACGGTGGCGACCACACACCCAGAGCAAAGCCGAACGGCAAGCTCGCAAAGGAGGGCTCAactgcgccgcgcgcgaaTGGCAAGACCTCCGGCAAGCCCGTCATAATCAGAGAGGAGGTCTGCGGCTTCTGCCAGCAGCCCGACTACAAGAACGAGAGTGGCCCGAAGGAGAAGCTCGTCAGTTGCACGATGTGCGGCCGGAGCGGGCACCCCATATGCCTCGGCTTCACCCACCccaagatcaagaagaagaTCATGAGCTACCCGTGGTGCTGCATCGAGTGCAAGCCATGCGAGTCATGTCGTTCGCAAGGCGACGAC aacCGCTTGCTCTTCTGTGATGGGTGTGACCGGGGCTGGCACAGCTATTGCCTTGTGCC GCCATTGAAGGGACCACCCCAAGGCGTGTGGTACTGCAATACTTGCGCCGTCGATTTCAAGGGCAACAACAAagcctccacctccaccactccTGTACCGAAGACATCAACACCGGCTCACAAACTTGCGGCGTCATCGaggaagggcaaggagcgTGCCGTGGACACACCTCTGCTTGAGGTGCAGGCGCCCACCCCGCGCGACcggaagcgcaaggccaacACGACCTTATCCCGCGACGACACTCCCCTCAGCGAACCGCCATCTAAACTTCGTCTGAAGCCCAACGGTCACCCGAAAGACCGTGACAAATCACGACGCTCCCGCGACATATCCAACCCCGAAGCCTCCATTTCTACGTCGCCGTCAGGAGGCCTGGTTCTCAAGCTGCGAGTCCCCAGTGCATCGAgacgcgacgtcgagatcgaggaggagccggAGGAGCAAGTGCCCTATGGTGGCGTTATCGAAGGAGATGATGCCGACACCTCGCGAACTTCGATCCTGGAGTCGGACAAAGTGCTCTTCGAGAAGAGCCGCAAGGCAGCCGAGAACAGGCTAGGAGGGCCACCGTTGCCGTTGTGGGACCCACAAGCAACACTATCATCCCCTGTGCCATCACGACCTTCGACACCGGGACCTTCGAAGCCGGGAAAGGCGCTTTTCAAGGTCAGTCCTGGGACGCCCACGCTCTCGACGCCAGGCTTCGCCACACCCACAGCTGTCTCTGTCGCAATGCGACCCTTGCGTGACCGTGTGTTGCTCCAGCAGAGCGCGTCAACGAGCAACCTGCCAACGCTCGGCAATCTGGTGTCCCCAGTCAGCGCACCTGTCACTCCCAGCGGGCACCCTGAAAAGATCAACAAGATCCGTTTCGGCGTCTACGACATCGACACCTGGTATCAGGCCCCTTATCCTGAGGAGTACGCCCAAGTGCCCGACGGACGCCTATGGCTGTGCGAGTTCTGCCTCAAGTACATGAAGAGCGGATTCGTTGCTGGTCGGCATAgg ATGAAGTGCAAGGCGCGGCATCCTCCTGGCGATGAAATCTATCGCGACGGGAACGTCTCGGTgttcgaggtcgacggccGTAAGAACAAG ATCTATTGCCAGAATCTATGCCTGCTGGCGAAGATGTTCCTCGACCACAAGACGCTGTACTACGACGTTGAGCCGTTCCTCTTCTACGTCATGACTGAGGTTGACGATCTCGGAGCGCGGTTCGTTGGGTACTTCTCCAAGGAGAAGCGGAGTCCGGACAACAACGTCAGCTGTATCATGACGCTGCCAGTGCGCCAGCGTAAGGGATGGGGCCAGCTTCTCATCGACTTCA gctACCTTCTCTCAAAGAAGGAGGGGCGTCGAGGGTCACCGGAGCGTCCGCTGTCTGGACTGGGGTTGCTCAGTTACCAGAGTTACTGGCGCAACACCGTGTTCCAGTACCTACGAACAGCCACTGGCCGAATTCAACTGAAGG ACATTGCGAAGGCCACCTCGATGACATTGGCAGACATCTACACTACTCTTCGGGACAACAACATGATCAACGTGTTAGAGACTGCGGCACAGACGCCAGTCTCACGCCACAAGCCGCGTCGCGGACGGCCACCGAAGAAGCCGCGGCCACGTCCCGAACAGTCTCAGttcgagggcaaggacaacAAGATCGTAGTGCCGAAGCGCTACGAGATCGACCCAAACCAAGTGGTCATCGAGGCGGTCCTGCAGAAGTTTGAAGCCAAAGGATATCTCAAGCTCCGCCCAGAACGCCTGAAGTATACGCCTTTCCTCACAGCGCGCGCCCCCGCTCTTCGCTCGCTCGAAACCACAACCACAGCggacgaagacgaagacagcgaggacgaggagtcTCCAACGCCGTCATCCAACAAGGAGATCATTTCGACGCCGGCTGAGCTCGACCAAAGCGACACCGAGGACACTCCAGACAAGGTTGCCGCTGGAGAGGACAAGGCGACTTTGCAGCTGGTTGCAGCTCTCTCAGTTTCGCCAGTGCGCTCTTTGAGAAAGCGGTCAATCAACAGCAGCAACCCGAGCCCTGAGCACTCGGCTAATGCTCTGCGCAGCACCATCTCAGCGAGCCCCGCGAACGGACGTCGGCGGAGCCAGCAAGGAGATGGTTCGAGAGCAGCGTCGCCGCTCAAGGCTGGCGCAGCTCCTgtaccgccgccgcgaaAGCGGCTGATCATCGagagtgacgacgacgatgagtCGACACAGGATGCGGGGGTTGACGAGTATgcggagggagaggaggatgctgacggggaggacgagtacgtGGAGGAAGTGGATTAA